Proteins co-encoded in one Sphingopyxis sp. BE259 genomic window:
- the mutS gene encoding DNA mismatch repair protein MutS, whose amino-acid sequence MPAAAAKPANNNSAAPAATPMMAQYWALKSQAGDCLLFYRMGDFFELFFDDAKAAAATLDIALTSRGEHDGQPVAMCGVPVHAAESYLARLIRAGHRVAIAEQVETPAEAKARGGSKALVARAIVRFVTAGTLTEESLLEGRSANRLAALAEVGSDGEVAIAAADISTGRFEVVAVRRDQVDAELARLAPSELLVSEAARDAPAWTARQLVRRSAGDFSSTAAQKRLETFFGVQTLDGFGVFSRGEIAAMGALVAYLDHVGTGSAVFLQPPLRVSAGDRMSIDAATRESLELVRTMTGARDGSLLGTIDRTVTAAGARLLADDLASPLTDKAAILDRLDLVDGLARDALWRGELRAALRALPDAGRAIGRLVAGRGGPRDLAQLRDALGGARVLREHIGRRPDLPPLLARLLPALDGHGALVDELSRALIDTPPVDAAQGGYIAEGYDHALDALRETARDGRKAIALLEAGYRDRTGIASLKIRHNGVLGYHVEVPAKHADALMLPESGFTHRQTLAGVVRFNSADLHEAASRVTQAGVHAVAAEAAHLESLTEAATARREAIAASCDVLARIDVAAALADHAMSHNWCRPDLADTPCIDVVGGRHPVVEAALAKAGERFVPNDLSLSETDRLWLVTGPNMGGKSTFLRQNALIVVLAQAGGFVPAASARLGLVDKLFSRVGASDNLARGRSTFMVEMVETAAILAQATPQSFVILDEVGRGTSTYDGLALAWSVVEAVHEVNRCRCLFATHYHELTRLAETLHALSLHHVRAREWQGDLVLLHELANGPADRSYGLAVARLAGVPAGVVKRAEAVLAKLEAGRAATGGLAAGLDDLPLFAATLAAAPVAMTDALREALGQIDPDALAPREALDALYALKRLLADEA is encoded by the coding sequence ATGCCCGCCGCCGCCGCCAAACCCGCGAACAACAACAGTGCCGCCCCTGCCGCGACGCCGATGATGGCGCAATATTGGGCGCTGAAATCACAAGCGGGCGACTGCCTGCTGTTCTATCGGATGGGCGACTTCTTCGAGCTGTTCTTTGACGATGCCAAGGCCGCCGCGGCGACGCTCGACATCGCGCTGACGTCGCGCGGCGAACATGATGGACAACCGGTGGCGATGTGTGGGGTGCCCGTCCACGCCGCCGAATCCTATCTCGCGCGGCTGATCCGCGCCGGGCATCGTGTCGCGATCGCCGAACAGGTCGAAACCCCCGCCGAGGCCAAAGCGCGCGGCGGGTCAAAGGCGCTGGTGGCGCGTGCGATCGTCCGCTTCGTCACCGCCGGGACGCTGACCGAGGAAAGCCTGCTCGAAGGGCGCAGCGCCAACCGCCTCGCCGCGCTCGCCGAGGTCGGCAGTGATGGCGAGGTGGCCATCGCCGCCGCCGATATTTCGACCGGACGGTTCGAGGTGGTGGCGGTGCGCCGCGATCAGGTCGACGCCGAACTGGCGCGGCTTGCGCCGTCGGAGTTGCTGGTCAGCGAAGCGGCGAGGGATGCGCCCGCATGGACCGCGCGCCAGCTCGTGCGGCGTTCCGCGGGCGATTTTTCGAGCACGGCGGCGCAGAAACGTCTCGAAACTTTCTTCGGCGTCCAGACGCTCGACGGGTTCGGTGTCTTTTCGCGCGGCGAGATTGCGGCGATGGGTGCGCTCGTGGCGTATCTTGACCATGTCGGCACAGGGTCGGCGGTGTTCCTTCAGCCGCCTTTGCGCGTGTCGGCGGGAGATCGCATGTCGATCGACGCCGCGACGCGCGAAAGCCTCGAACTTGTCCGCACGATGACAGGGGCGCGCGACGGCAGCCTGCTCGGCACGATCGACCGCACCGTCACCGCAGCGGGAGCGCGGCTGCTCGCCGACGATCTCGCCAGTCCGCTGACCGACAAGGCGGCGATCCTCGACCGGCTCGACCTCGTCGACGGCTTGGCGCGCGATGCGCTGTGGCGCGGCGAGCTGCGCGCGGCGCTGCGCGCGCTGCCCGATGCCGGGCGCGCGATCGGGCGTCTCGTTGCCGGACGTGGCGGGCCGCGCGACCTCGCGCAGCTGCGCGACGCACTGGGCGGGGCGCGAGTGCTGCGCGAACATATCGGTCGCCGGCCCGATCTCCCGCCTTTGCTCGCGCGGCTGCTGCCCGCGCTTGACGGCCATGGCGCGCTGGTCGACGAACTCAGCCGCGCGTTGATCGACACGCCGCCCGTCGATGCGGCGCAAGGTGGCTATATCGCCGAGGGGTACGACCACGCGCTCGACGCCTTGCGCGAAACCGCGCGCGATGGGCGCAAGGCGATCGCGCTGCTCGAAGCGGGCTACCGCGACCGCACCGGTATCGCCTCGCTCAAGATCCGCCACAATGGCGTGCTCGGCTATCATGTCGAGGTGCCCGCGAAACACGCCGACGCGCTGATGCTCCCCGAATCGGGCTTTACCCACCGTCAGACTCTCGCTGGTGTGGTGCGCTTCAATTCGGCCGACCTGCACGAGGCGGCGAGCCGGGTGACGCAGGCGGGGGTCCACGCCGTTGCCGCCGAAGCGGCGCATCTTGAATCGCTCACCGAAGCGGCGACCGCGCGCCGGGAAGCCATCGCCGCGAGCTGCGATGTGCTGGCGCGGATCGACGTCGCCGCCGCGCTCGCCGACCATGCGATGAGCCATAACTGGTGCCGCCCCGACCTGGCCGATACGCCCTGCATCGACGTCGTCGGCGGGCGTCATCCGGTGGTCGAGGCGGCGCTGGCGAAGGCGGGCGAGCGGTTCGTCCCCAATGATCTGTCGCTGTCCGAAACCGACCGATTGTGGCTGGTCACGGGCCCGAACATGGGCGGCAAATCGACCTTTCTGCGTCAGAACGCGCTGATCGTCGTGCTCGCGCAGGCGGGGGGCTTTGTGCCCGCGGCTTCGGCACGGCTCGGCCTCGTCGACAAACTGTTCAGCCGGGTCGGTGCCAGCGACAATCTGGCGCGCGGACGCTCGACCTTCATGGTCGAAATGGTCGAGACCGCAGCGATCCTGGCGCAGGCAACCCCGCAAAGTTTCGTCATCCTCGACGAGGTTGGGCGCGGCACCTCGACCTACGACGGGCTGGCGCTCGCCTGGTCGGTGGTCGAGGCGGTGCACGAGGTCAACCGGTGCCGCTGCCTCTTCGCGACCCATTATCACGAGCTGACCCGCCTCGCCGAAACGCTCCATGCGCTGTCGCTCCACCACGTGCGCGCCCGCGAATGGCAGGGCGATCTGGTCCTGCTCCACGAACTCGCCAACGGGCCCGCCGACCGCAGCTATGGCCTAGCGGTCGCGCGGCTCGCCGGAGTTCCCGCGGGCGTCGTCAAGCGCGCCGAGGCGGTGCTGGCCAAGCTGGAAGCGGGGCGCGCGGCGACCGGCGGCCTCGCTGCGGG